The Terriglobales bacterium genome includes a region encoding these proteins:
- the ftsZ gene encoding cell division protein FtsZ encodes MTDPKSKNSDIRIQFNEEIRNNAKIKVIGVGGGGGNAVNRMIDAHVEGVEFVAANTDLQALQMCRAPIKIQLGVKLTNGLGAGANPDVGRKGALEDADKIIEALEGADMIFVTAGLGGGTGTGAAPIIASLASEMGALTVGVVTKPFAFEGKRRMQQAEKGLAELIECVDTMIVIPNEKLLAVAQNAGFFESFRVADDILRQAVQGISDIITIPGIINRDFADVKAIMAGMGFAVMGTATAKGERRATQAAQAAIASPLLEAGAIDGARGILINITGSSSLRLAEVNEASTIIQSASHEDANIIFGAVLDEKMKEEVKITVIATGFRETKSQQRERSATAAAVAISSARAASSFTPSKPTELPQPQRLAPEAGGQAQVPPKNTFTPALQRTPAAPTRETPSLDQVKSNVTSNFPQDDLDVPAFIRKRGDQ; translated from the coding sequence ATGACGGACCCAAAATCGAAAAACAGCGATATCCGCATACAGTTCAACGAAGAGATTCGCAACAACGCCAAGATCAAAGTGATTGGGGTGGGCGGTGGCGGCGGCAATGCCGTCAACCGCATGATTGACGCTCACGTCGAGGGCGTGGAGTTCGTGGCCGCCAACACCGATCTGCAGGCGCTGCAGATGTGCCGCGCGCCTATCAAGATCCAGCTTGGGGTAAAGCTCACCAATGGCTTAGGCGCGGGAGCTAATCCTGATGTCGGCCGCAAGGGCGCTTTGGAAGATGCCGATAAGATCATCGAAGCCCTCGAAGGCGCGGACATGATCTTTGTCACCGCCGGTCTGGGTGGCGGCACCGGCACCGGGGCTGCGCCGATTATTGCCTCGCTGGCCAGCGAGATGGGGGCGCTCACCGTGGGAGTAGTCACTAAACCCTTTGCCTTCGAAGGCAAGCGCCGCATGCAGCAGGCAGAAAAAGGATTAGCTGAGCTGATCGAGTGCGTGGACACCATGATCGTGATCCCCAACGAGAAGCTGCTGGCCGTGGCCCAGAACGCAGGCTTCTTTGAATCGTTCCGCGTCGCCGATGACATCTTGCGGCAAGCGGTGCAGGGCATCTCTGACATCATCACCATTCCCGGCATCATCAACCGCGACTTCGCCGATGTGAAGGCCATCATGGCCGGCATGGGCTTTGCTGTCATGGGCACCGCCACCGCCAAGGGCGAGCGCCGCGCTACTCAGGCGGCGCAGGCGGCGATTGCCTCCCCGCTGCTCGAAGCCGGCGCCATTGACGGCGCGCGCGGCATCCTGATCAACATTACCGGCTCCAGCTCGCTGCGGCTGGCCGAGGTCAATGAAGCTTCCACGATTATCCAGAGCGCGTCGCACGAGGACGCCAACATCATCTTCGGCGCGGTGCTGGATGAGAAGATGAAAGAAGAAGTCAAGATTACGGTCATTGCCACCGGCTTCCGCGAGACCAAATCGCAGCAGCGCGAACGCTCCGCTACTGCAGCAGCAGTTGCTATCTCCAGTGCGCGCGCAGCCTCGTCTTTTACGCCCAGCAAGCCTACCGAACTGCCACAGCCCCAGCGGCTAGCCCCAGAGGCGGGAGGCCAGGCACAAGTTCCGCCTAAAAATACATTTACTCCGGCCTTGCAGCGCACACCGGCAGCCCCAACACGTGAAACTCCGTCACTGGACCAGGTCAAGAGCAACGTCACCAGCAACTTCCCGCAGGATGATCTGGATGTGCCGGCATTTATCCGGAAGCGGGGCGACCAGTAA